A window of Solea solea chromosome 18, fSolSol10.1, whole genome shotgun sequence contains these coding sequences:
- the LOC131444992 gene encoding potassium voltage-gated channel subfamily F member 1-like produces MWTIPRPNYRRDETAQAEIAVNIGGVRLVLLGDMLNRYPESRLAELANCSTDNDEVISSLCDDFDPNRKEFYFDRDPDAFKCIIDVYYFDEVHMKNGICPICFIKEMEFWKIDQCVLDECCKSYLSEKEEELTEISNKVKVILEDLEVERCVTRSQRCQRFLWRLMEKPESSLPARVIAIASFLSILISAVVMCVGTIPEVQVTDAEGKLVEHPTLEAIETACMMWFTTEYLLRLASSPNKLHFALSLMNVIDFMAIIPFYVVLSLTYLGTTSMMELANVQQAVQALRIMRIARIFKLARHSSGLQTLTYALKNSLKELGLLLMYMSVGIFVFSALAYTMEQSHPETLFRSIPQSFWWAIITMTTVGYGDIYPKTTLGKCNAAVSFLCGVIAIALPIHPIINNFVVFYNKQKVLETTAKHQVELMELKSGKDMRRKSRN; encoded by the coding sequence atGTGGACAATCCCGAGGCCAAACTACAGGAGAGATGAGACCGCGCAGGCGGAGATTGCTGTGAACATCGGCGGAGTGAGGCTGGTGCTTTTGGGTGACATGTTGAACCGTTACCCGGAGAGCAGATTGGCCGAGCTGGCGAACTGTTCCACTGACAACGATGAAGTTATCTCGTCGCTTTGTGACGACTTTGACCCGAACAGAAAAGAGTTCTACTTCGACCGAGACCCCGATGCCTTCAAGTGCATCATCGACGTTTACTACTTTGATGAAGTCCACATGAAAAACGGCATCTGTCCCATCTGTTTCATCAAAGAGATGGAGTTCTGGAAAATAGACCAGTGCGTTTTGGATGAGTGTTGTAAGAGTTACCtgagtgagaaagaggaggagctgaCGGAGATTTCCAACAAGGTGAAGGTCATCCTGGAGGATCTGGAGGTGGAGCGGTGCGTTACACGCAGCCAGCGGTGCCAGAGGTTCCTGTGGAGGCTGATGGAGAAGCCCGAGTCCTCCCTGCCGGCGCGCGTCATCGCCATCGCGTCCTTCCTCTCCATCCTGATCTCGGCGGTGGTGATGTGCGTGGGAACCATCCCGGAGGTCCAGGTCACAGATGCCGAGGGGAAACTCGTGGAGCACCCCACCCTGGAGGCGATAGAGACCGCGTGCATGATGTGGTTCACGACGGAGTACCTGCTGCGTCTCGCCTCCTCTCCGAACAAGCTGCACTTTGCGCTCTCCCTCATGAACGTCATCGACTTCATGGCCATCATACCTTTCTACGTGGTCCTGTCGCTCACCTACCTCGGCACCACATCCATGATGGAGCTGGCTAATGTCCAGCAGGCTGTCCAGGCGCTGCGCATCATGCGCATCGCGCGTATTTTCAAGCTGGCGCGTCACTCCTCCGGACTACAGACTCTGACCTACGCGCTGAAGAATAGTCTCAAAGAGCTCGGGCTGCTCCTCATGTACATGAGCGTGGGGATCTTCGTGTTCTCGGCGCTGGCCTATACCATGGAGCAAAGCCACCCAGAGACGCTATTCAGGAGCATCCCTCAGTCTTTTTGGTGGGCCATCATCACTATGACCACAGTGGGTTATGGAGACATCTACCCGAAAACCACGCTAGGGAAGTGCAACGCTGCTGTCAGCTTCTTGTGCGGGGTCATAGCCATCGCTCTGCCCATCCACCCTATCATTAATAACTTTGTGGTCTTTTACAACAAGCAGAAAGTGCTTGAAACCACAGCAAAGCATCAGGTGGAGCTGATGGAGCTGAAGTCTGGAAAAGACATGCGCAGGAAAAGTAGGAATTAA